In the Solanum pennellii chromosome 5, SPENNV200 genome, one interval contains:
- the LOC107020568 gene encoding cysteine--tRNA ligase 2, cytoplasmic isoform X2, translating into MANEKVEFQVYNSMTRQKEVFIPKEPGKVKMYVCGVTSYDYSHIGHARAYVAFDLLYRYLKYLGYEVMYVRNFTDVDDKIIRRANELGEDPTALSGRYCQEFLKDMDDLQCLQPTHQPRVTEHMEQIKEMIAKIMANGCAYTINGDVYFSVDSFPEYGRLSGRKLEDNRAGERVEVDSRKKNPADFALWKSAKPGEPSWESPWGPGRPGWHIECSAMSAHYLTHSFDIHGGGMDLTFPHHENEIAQSCSACQESNISYWMHNGFVNIDDEKMSKSLGNFFTIREVTRLYHPLALRYFLLGNHYRSPVNYSISQIEIASESVFYIYQTLLDSEEALSAFQQGTETAKNAKGRVTPQAQECINKLRNELKTKLSDDLHTPTILNAALQEALKQMNSCLTILKKKQQKQQHLSASLSLTELLKEVKAVLDVLGLLAGSTSAEVLQQFKQRALKRAELTEEDVLHAIEERALARKNKDFARSDQIRTDLAAKGISLMDITGTTETAWRPCVRSIQEQPAAPAQPKKSAAAVQEQPVAPSQQKQPSAAPQQEQPAAAPAQQDHTTVPPQ; encoded by the exons ATGGCGAACGAGAAGGTGGAATTTCAAGTGTACAATTCAATGACGAGACAGAAGGAAGTATTCATACCGAAGGAACCTGGCAAGGTCAAAATGTACGTTTGTGGCGTTACGAGTTACGATTACAGTCATATCGGCCATGCTCGTGCCTATGTCGCCTTCGACCTTCTCTACAG ATATCTGAAATACTTGGGATATGAGGTTATGTATGTGCGCAACTTCACCGATGTAGATGACAAG ATAATTCGTAGGGCTAATGAGCTTGGAGAAGACCCAACAGCTCTGAGTGGTCGATACTGCCAAGAGTTTCTAAAAGACATGGATGATCTCCAGTGCCTCCAACCGACTCATCAGCCACGTGTTACTGAGCACATGGAGCAGATTAAGGAAATGATAGCTAAG ATTATGGCTAATGGCTGTGCATACACAATCAATGGAGATGTTTATTTCTCTGTTGATAGTTTTCCAGAGTATGGTCGATTGTCTGGACGAAAATTAGAAGATAATCGAGCTGGAGAACGAGTTGAAGTTGATTCAAGAAAGAAAAATCCTGCCGACTTTGCCTTGTGGAAG TCTGCAAAGCCTGGTGAACCAAGTTGGGAGAGCCCCTGGGGTCCTGGAAGACCAGGTTGGCATATAGAATGCAGTGCAATGAGTGCGCACTACCTGACACATTCCTTTGATATACATGGTGGTGGAATGGACTTGACTTTTCCTCACCATGAAAATGAGATTGCCCAGAGTTGCTCTGCTTGCCAGGAGAGTAATATTAGCTACTGGATGCATAATGGTTTTGTGAACATAGATGATGAGAAAATGTCAAAATCATTGGGGAATTTCTTCACTATACGTGAG GTTACTCGATTGTACCATCCCCTTGCATTGAGGTACTTCTTGTTGGGGAATCACTACCGATCTCCGGTTAACTACTCAATATCACAGATAGAAATTGCTTCAGAATCTGTGTTCTACATTTATCAG ACCTTACTAGATTCTGAAGAAGCCTTGTCAGCTTTCCAACAAGGAACTGAAACTGCAAAAAATGCAAAGGGGCGTGTTACCCCTCAGGCCCAAGAATGCATCAATAAGCTGCGTAATGAGTTGAAGACAAAGCTCTCTGATGACTTGCATACACCTACAATTTTAAATGCTGCTCTTCAAGAAGCCCTTAAACAAATGAATAGTTGCTTGACCATACTGAAG AAAAAGCAGCAAAAGCAACAACACTTATCTGCATCTTTGTCCCTGACCGAGCTCTTGAAAGAAGTGAAGGCAGTATTAGATGTTCTTGGCTTGCTTGCTGGTTCAACTTCTGCTGAG GTTCTGCAGCAATTTAAACAGAGGGCATTGAAAAGGGCTGAGTTAACAGAGGAAGATGTTCTGCATGCAATAGAGGAAAGAGCACTAGCAAGGAAAAACAAAGATTTCGCTAGAAGCGATCAAATCAGAACTGATCTAGCTGCCAAGGGTATCTCTTTAATGGACATTACAGGGACGACAGAAACAGCTTGGAGGCCTTGTGTAAGATCCATTCAAGAACAGCCTGCCGCCCCAGCTCAACCGAAAAA GTCTGCAGCAGCAGTGCAAGAACAGCCTGTTGCACCATCTCAACAAAAGCAGCCCTCTGCAGCACCACAACAAGAACAGCCCGCTGCTGCGCCAGCTCAACAAGATCATACTACGGTGCCACCTCAGTAG
- the LOC107020568 gene encoding cysteine--tRNA ligase 2, cytoplasmic isoform X1, translating into MANEKVEFQVYNSMTRQKEVFIPKEPGKVKMYVCGVTSYDYSHIGHARAYVAFDLLYRYLKYLGYEVMYVRNFTDVDDKIIRRANELGEDPTALSGRYCQEFLKDMDDLQCLQPTHQPRVTEHMEQIKEMIAKIMANGCAYTINGDVYFSVDSFPEYGRLSGRKLEDNRAGERVEVDSRKKNPADFALWKSAKPGEPSWESPWGPGRPGWHIECSAMSAHYLTHSFDIHGGGMDLTFPHHENEIAQSCSACQESNISYWMHNGFVNIDDEKMSKSLGNFFTIREVTRLYHPLALRYFLLGNHYRSPVNYSISQIEIASESVFYIYQTLLDSEEALSAFQQGTETAKNAKGRVTPQAQECINKLRNELKTKLSDDLHTPTILNAALQEALKQMNSCLTILKKKQQKQQHLSASLSLTELLKEVKAVLDVLGLLAGSTSAEVLQQFKQRALKRAELTEEDVLHAIEERALARKNKDFARSDQIRTDLAAKGISLMDITGTTETAWRPCVRSIQEQPAAPAQPKKSAAAVQEQPVAPSQQKQPSAAPQQEQPAAPAQPKKSAAAVQEQPVAPSQQKQPSAAPQQEQPAAAPAQQDHTTVPPQ; encoded by the exons ATGGCGAACGAGAAGGTGGAATTTCAAGTGTACAATTCAATGACGAGACAGAAGGAAGTATTCATACCGAAGGAACCTGGCAAGGTCAAAATGTACGTTTGTGGCGTTACGAGTTACGATTACAGTCATATCGGCCATGCTCGTGCCTATGTCGCCTTCGACCTTCTCTACAG ATATCTGAAATACTTGGGATATGAGGTTATGTATGTGCGCAACTTCACCGATGTAGATGACAAG ATAATTCGTAGGGCTAATGAGCTTGGAGAAGACCCAACAGCTCTGAGTGGTCGATACTGCCAAGAGTTTCTAAAAGACATGGATGATCTCCAGTGCCTCCAACCGACTCATCAGCCACGTGTTACTGAGCACATGGAGCAGATTAAGGAAATGATAGCTAAG ATTATGGCTAATGGCTGTGCATACACAATCAATGGAGATGTTTATTTCTCTGTTGATAGTTTTCCAGAGTATGGTCGATTGTCTGGACGAAAATTAGAAGATAATCGAGCTGGAGAACGAGTTGAAGTTGATTCAAGAAAGAAAAATCCTGCCGACTTTGCCTTGTGGAAG TCTGCAAAGCCTGGTGAACCAAGTTGGGAGAGCCCCTGGGGTCCTGGAAGACCAGGTTGGCATATAGAATGCAGTGCAATGAGTGCGCACTACCTGACACATTCCTTTGATATACATGGTGGTGGAATGGACTTGACTTTTCCTCACCATGAAAATGAGATTGCCCAGAGTTGCTCTGCTTGCCAGGAGAGTAATATTAGCTACTGGATGCATAATGGTTTTGTGAACATAGATGATGAGAAAATGTCAAAATCATTGGGGAATTTCTTCACTATACGTGAG GTTACTCGATTGTACCATCCCCTTGCATTGAGGTACTTCTTGTTGGGGAATCACTACCGATCTCCGGTTAACTACTCAATATCACAGATAGAAATTGCTTCAGAATCTGTGTTCTACATTTATCAG ACCTTACTAGATTCTGAAGAAGCCTTGTCAGCTTTCCAACAAGGAACTGAAACTGCAAAAAATGCAAAGGGGCGTGTTACCCCTCAGGCCCAAGAATGCATCAATAAGCTGCGTAATGAGTTGAAGACAAAGCTCTCTGATGACTTGCATACACCTACAATTTTAAATGCTGCTCTTCAAGAAGCCCTTAAACAAATGAATAGTTGCTTGACCATACTGAAG AAAAAGCAGCAAAAGCAACAACACTTATCTGCATCTTTGTCCCTGACCGAGCTCTTGAAAGAAGTGAAGGCAGTATTAGATGTTCTTGGCTTGCTTGCTGGTTCAACTTCTGCTGAG GTTCTGCAGCAATTTAAACAGAGGGCATTGAAAAGGGCTGAGTTAACAGAGGAAGATGTTCTGCATGCAATAGAGGAAAGAGCACTAGCAAGGAAAAACAAAGATTTCGCTAGAAGCGATCAAATCAGAACTGATCTAGCTGCCAAGGGTATCTCTTTAATGGACATTACAGGGACGACAGAAACAGCTTGGAGGCCTTGTGTAAGATCCATTCAAGAACAGCCTGCCGCCCCAGCTCAACCGAAAAAGTCTGCAGCAGCAGTGCAAGAACAGCCTGTTGCACCATCTCAACAAAAGCAGCCCTCTGCAGCACCACAACAAGAACAGCCTGCCGCCCCAGCTCAACCGAAAAAGTCTGCAGCAGCAGTGCAAGAACAGCCTGTTGCACCATCTCAACAAAAGCAGCCCTCTGCAGCACCACAACAAGAACAGCCCGCTGCTGCGCCAGCTCAACAAGATCATACTACGGTGCCACCTCAGTAG
- the LOC107020569 gene encoding uncharacterized protein LOC107020569 encodes MGHERSKHLHNFDLPCGLKWGSRKFLRCAKVDSNGEIPHFHRRSNGSDAIGRRMREIDVMVNNRRSNEVRDELLEETEVGFTRKFRLAGYNSVAGGCGGGDEIAAVRKKLMFDLQAEADKMKYAIFGDGLEEEVSVTPATAPMEVTTGIDASMPWNLRTQRAACKAPMNGIVGGGGGGGRSNEALKVDVISNNRLSSLSPLRTENKSVRLRSEFSGAGDSYTDEKRKKTNFSVSLGRREIEEDFMAMIGHRPPRRPKKRAKIVQKNLDTIFPGLWLTEITQDLYKVPDDQ; translated from the exons ATGGGACATGAAAGATCGAAACATCTGCATAATTTCGACTTACCTTGTGGTTTAAAGTGGGGTAGTCGGAAGTTTTTGAGGTGTGCGAAGGTGGATTCCAACGGAGAAATTCCTCATTTCCATCGGAGATCAAATGGGTCTGACGCAATCGGACGGCGGATGAGAGAAATCGACGTTATGGTTAACAATCGGAGATCTAATGAGGTTAGGGATGAGTTGTTGGAGGAAACGGAGGTGGGTTTCACTCGGAAATTCAGGTTGGCGGGTTACAACAGTGTTGCCGGAGGCTGCGGTGGAGGAGATGAAATCGCGGCTGTACGGAAGAAGTTGATGTTTGATCTTCAAGCAGAGGCTGATAAGATGAAATACGCGATTTTTGGAGATGGGTTGGAGGAGGAAGTGTCTGTAACTCCGGCGACGGCACCGATGGAGGTTACGACGGGTATAGATGCCTCTATGCCGTGGAACTTACGTACTCAAAGAGCGGCATGTAAGGCGCCAATGAACGGAATCGTCGGCGGCGGTGGAGGTGGCGGCAGATCAAATGAAGCTTTGAAGGTTGATGTTATCAGTAACAATCGTTTGTCGTCGTTATCACCGTTAAGGACTGAGAACAAATCTGTAAGACTTCGAAGTGAGTTTTCCGGCGCCGGAGATTCATACACCGACgagaagagaaagaaaacaaatttcTCCGTTTCGCTTGGTCGGAGAGAGATCGAAGAGGATTTTATGGCAATGATTGGACATAGACCTCCTCGTCGACCCAAAAAACGAGctaaaatagttcaaaaaaatttagac ACTATATTTCCCGGGCTATGGTTGACGGAGATCACACAGGACTTATACAAAGTCCCCGATGATCAGTAG